A window from Enterococcus mediterraneensis encodes these proteins:
- a CDS encoding ABC transporter ATP-binding protein, translated as MIEFINVNKTYGTTQALKDLTLTIKQGEIFGFLGHNGAGKSTTIKSLVSIIQPTSGRITVEGLDLVENRLEIKKKIGYVPDSPDIFLQLTAGEYWDLIAAAYELSEQQKEQRVTELAGLFDMQVHQDETISGFSHGMRQKTVLIGTLLPDPDIWVLDEPLQGLDPQAAYDLKEMMKAHAAKGKTVIFSTHVLDTAQQLCDELAILKKGELIYNGSVSDLLEQSPNESLETIYLKMAGRQGAQSAKLEREADE; from the coding sequence ATGATCGAATTTATCAATGTCAATAAAACTTACGGCACAACTCAAGCGCTGAAAGATTTGACTTTAACTATCAAACAGGGCGAGATCTTTGGCTTTTTAGGTCATAATGGTGCCGGAAAATCAACAACGATCAAAAGCTTAGTCAGTATTATCCAGCCAACATCAGGAAGAATCACAGTAGAAGGATTGGATTTGGTGGAAAATCGGTTAGAGATCAAGAAAAAGATCGGGTATGTACCGGATTCCCCGGATATTTTTCTGCAATTGACAGCTGGCGAATATTGGGATTTGATCGCGGCGGCCTACGAGCTGTCGGAGCAACAAAAAGAACAGCGTGTAACAGAACTAGCTGGGCTTTTTGATATGCAAGTTCATCAAGACGAAACGATTTCAGGTTTTTCTCACGGGATGCGGCAAAAAACGGTATTGATTGGTACATTGCTGCCTGATCCTGATATTTGGGTATTGGATGAGCCGTTGCAAGGGCTTGATCCGCAAGCTGCATATGATTTGAAAGAGATGATGAAAGCCCACGCCGCTAAAGGAAAAACAGTTATTTTTTCAACGCATGTCTTAGATACAGCTCAACAGTTGTGTGACGAGCTTGCTATCTTGAAAAAAGGAGAATTGATCTACAATGGATCAGTATCTGATCTGTTAGAGCAATCACCGAATGAATCATTGGAAACGATCTATTTAAAAATGGCTGGACGACAAGGCGCACAATCCGCAAAACTGGAGCGTGAGGCGGATGAATAA
- a CDS encoding ABC transporter, which translates to MNKRQLVELTRVNLRYANPQVTEKIRKKGKSGKQLSRSLINQYILSGLVFIVVYGFMMIMTDFSRMPGFFTYYVALFGLLGLSQGITVIYNVFFEGNDLQTFLPLPFKQAQIFLAKILVVALTVTPFVFPLLILFLLTGWRAGVFLPVTILLSVILFILFLLITFSICSLIVFGMARTAFFQKHKRLVTSLLLSGSMLVGVVGILLMNTQNSSFEVDGSFADRGAIAFLLPLFYAVKEPFTSVGALSIAGVLLLAVLLAMIINKALLPKLYEQLTAANQSAVSKRKRKTHQNLRQLLFSYNSQLVRDPNLIMQVMSTSLMTPIIFIFAFAFGGKIALRDLDIRFIGVVFVTGIVLAALTVNQTSFISNLISLDQENFLFIRSLPISLKAYLKEKFRFGCLLQMVITGLIALLGGFSFGLPLIFIASLVLGSLLGSYLLSLRYFARDYRLMFLYWTNISQLFSRGGGNTGMILGMLLSMFISIILLVIYGMAALYFSFWLVNGIAFLLILIACVWWITYYQKRFWSKLE; encoded by the coding sequence ATGAATAAACGGCAATTAGTAGAGTTGACCCGTGTGAATTTACGGTATGCCAATCCTCAAGTGACTGAAAAGATTCGGAAAAAAGGCAAGAGCGGCAAACAATTGTCCCGTTCTCTCATCAATCAATATATTTTATCTGGATTGGTTTTTATAGTGGTTTACGGCTTTATGATGATAATGACCGATTTCAGTCGAATGCCGGGATTTTTTACGTATTATGTCGCGCTTTTTGGTCTTTTAGGTTTGTCACAAGGTATCACCGTTATCTACAATGTTTTCTTTGAAGGGAATGATCTGCAGACTTTTTTGCCGTTACCGTTTAAGCAGGCACAGATTTTTTTAGCAAAAATTTTAGTAGTAGCATTGACCGTCACGCCGTTTGTTTTTCCATTATTGATTTTATTTCTTTTAACTGGTTGGCGGGCAGGGGTCTTTTTACCGGTTACTATTCTGCTGTCTGTAATTTTATTTATACTGTTTCTGCTGATCACATTCAGTATCTGCAGCCTGATTGTTTTTGGTATGGCTCGTACCGCTTTTTTTCAAAAGCATAAACGCTTGGTAACGAGTCTTCTGCTAAGCGGATCGATGCTCGTCGGAGTGGTTGGGATCTTGCTGATGAATACTCAAAACTCATCTTTTGAGGTGGACGGCAGCTTTGCAGATCGTGGAGCTATCGCATTTTTATTGCCCCTCTTTTATGCCGTCAAAGAGCCTTTCACATCGGTTGGGGCGCTTAGCATCGCAGGAGTGCTTTTGCTTGCGGTATTGTTGGCTATGATCATCAATAAAGCTTTATTACCTAAACTTTATGAACAGTTAACGGCTGCCAATCAGTCAGCCGTTTCTAAAAGAAAACGCAAAACACATCAAAATTTACGACAATTGTTGTTCAGTTACAATTCACAATTGGTGCGGGATCCTAACTTGATTATGCAAGTAATGTCAACGTCTTTGATGACACCGATAATTTTTATATTTGCGTTTGCTTTTGGCGGCAAAATCGCTTTGCGAGATCTGGATATTCGCTTTATCGGTGTAGTTTTTGTAACAGGGATCGTACTGGCTGCGCTGACAGTCAATCAAACTTCTTTTATCAGTAATCTGATATCACTTGATCAGGAAAATTTTTTATTTATCCGTTCATTACCGATTTCGTTAAAAGCATATCTAAAAGAAAAATTTCGTTTCGGCTGTCTGCTCCAAATGGTGATCACAGGACTTATCGCGTTGCTTGGCGGTTTTAGTTTCGGTCTGCCATTGATATTTATTGCAAGCTTAGTTTTGGGTTCTCTATTAGGAAGTTATTTATTGTCGCTGCGTTATTTTGCCAGAGATTATCGGTTGATGTTTTTATATTGGACAAATATTAGTCAGCTGTTTTCTCGCGGCGGGGGAAATACCGGAATGATTTTGGGAATGCTGCTTTCCATGTTTATAAGTATTATCCTGTTGGTGATATATGGGATGGCGGCATTATACTTCTCTTTTTGGCTGGTCAACGGGATCGCGTTTTTATTGATACTGATTGCCTGTGTCTGGTGGATCACATATTATCAAAAGCGTTTTTGGTCTAAATTAGAGTAA
- a CDS encoding chorismate-binding protein has protein sequence MKKIKKINGDCLTPVSLYFRLNQHANCLLESIPRESEKDRYSLIALDPVHHLQYREGVFQIDQKAYPCTDPLKEVEKYVLKDDDSIAELPFQGGAIGYIGYDIAAAYENIGTPPRDELEIPDLQLYLFETFVVYDHQMQDLYLIAGNTYSGCDEEILDDRLAKLQEEILREHPCEQQAVTKTTLDFISNFTEEAYQAMVEKAKQKITEGDIFQVVPSQRLTAPFTQDPFGSVAKFENQTRPL, from the coding sequence ATGAAAAAAATCAAAAAAATCAACGGCGATTGTTTAACACCGGTTTCTCTATATTTTCGTTTGAACCAGCACGCCAATTGTCTATTAGAAAGTATTCCCCGCGAATCTGAAAAGGACCGTTATTCGCTGATCGCATTAGATCCGGTGCATCATCTGCAATATCGTGAAGGCGTCTTTCAAATCGATCAAAAAGCATATCCTTGCACCGATCCTTTGAAGGAAGTCGAAAAGTACGTTCTGAAAGACGATGACAGTATCGCAGAGTTGCCTTTTCAAGGAGGCGCGATCGGCTATATCGGTTACGATATAGCGGCGGCTTATGAAAATATCGGTACACCGCCGCGAGATGAATTGGAGATTCCCGATCTTCAACTGTACTTGTTTGAAACTTTCGTAGTCTACGATCATCAAATGCAAGATCTATATCTGATCGCCGGTAATACTTACAGCGGCTGCGACGAAGAAATCCTAGATGACCGTTTAGCGAAACTGCAAGAAGAGATCCTCCGTGAGCATCCTTGCGAACAGCAAGCAGTGACAAAGACCACATTGGATTTTATCAGCAATTTCACTGAAGAAGCCTATCAGGCGATGGTTGAAAAAGCCAAACAGAAAATCACGGAAGGAGACATCTTTCAAGTCGTTCCTTCTCAGCGCTTGACGGCTCCTTTCACACAGGACCCGTTTGGTTCTGTTGCGAAGTTTGAAAATCAAACGCGCCCTCTCTGA
- a CDS encoding IS6-like element ISS1N family transposase, producing MNHFKGKQFKKDVIIVAVGYYLRYNLSYREVQELLYDRGINVCHTTIYRWVQEYSKVLYYLWKKKNRQSFYSWKMDETYIKIKGRWHYLYRAIDADGLTLDIWLRKKRDTQAAYAFLKRLHKQFGEPKAIVTDKAPSLGSAFRKLQSVGLYTKTEHRTVKYLNNLIEQDHRPIKRRNKFYQSLRTASSTIKGMETIRGIYKKNRRNGTLFGFSVSTEIKVLMGITA from the coding sequence ATGAATCATTTTAAAGGCAAACAATTCAAAAAAGACGTCATTATTGTCGCTGTTGGTTACTACCTGCGTTACAATCTAAGCTATCGTGAAGTTCAGGAATTGTTATATGATCGTGGAATAAATGTTTGTCATACTACGATTTATCGTTGGGTGCAAGAGTACAGCAAAGTCCTCTATTATCTTTGGAAGAAGAAAAATAGACAATCCTTCTATTCATGGAAAATGGACGAAACCTATATCAAAATTAAGGGACGTTGGCATTATCTTTATCGTGCAATTGATGCGGACGGCTTAACCTTAGATATCTGGTTACGAAAGAAACGGGATACGCAAGCAGCCTATGCTTTCTTAAAACGACTCCATAAACAGTTTGGTGAGCCGAAAGCAATTGTGACCGATAAAGCACCTTCTCTTGGCTCCGCCTTTAGAAAGTTACAGAGTGTGGGTTTATATACTAAGACAGAGCACCGAACTGTGAAGTATCTTAACAATTTAATAGAACAAGACCATCGACCTATTAAACGACGAAATAAATTTTATCAAAGTCTCCGTACAGCCTCTTCCACGATTAAGGGCATGGAGACCATTCGAGGAATATATAAAAAGAACCGAAGAAATGGAACGCTCTTCGGCTTTTCGGTGTCTACTGAAATCAAGGTATTAATGGGAATAACAGCCTAA
- a CDS encoding cupin domain-containing protein, translating to MEIDYKDHGKKPYIINIEDATTGNDNYRTTIWTGSKLQVTVMSIQPGDDIGLEVHEGIDQFIRIEEGEGVCKMGPSKDNLHVQQKVMDDDAVFVPADMWHNIENTGDKPLRLYTIYAGPDHLEGTVHPTHEDAKNDPNEH from the coding sequence ATGGAAATAGACTACAAGGATCATGGGAAGAAGCCGTATATCATTAATATTGAAGACGCCACCACAGGAAATGATAATTACCGGACGACCATTTGGACAGGCAGTAAACTGCAAGTCACCGTAATGTCCATTCAACCAGGCGATGACATCGGTTTGGAAGTGCACGAAGGCATTGACCAATTTATCCGTATTGAAGAAGGAGAAGGCGTGTGTAAAATGGGGCCTTCTAAAGATAACTTACATGTTCAACAAAAAGTGATGGATGATGACGCCGTATTTGTTCCGGCGGACATGTGGCACAACATCGAAAACACCGGTGATAAGCCGCTCAGACTGTATACCATTTATGCTGGTCCAGATCACCTTGAAGGAACGGTTCACCCTACTCATGAAGACGCCAAAAACGATCCAAACGAACACTGA
- a CDS encoding ABC transporter ATP-binding protein yields the protein MSDSLFQLEKVGFQANGNQILQDISFTVNKGEVIVFSGPSGSGKSTLLKLIGTLLSPTSGKIYYRGTDLQKIDPVEYRKEVSYFFQNASLFDETVQENLSFPARIREEGFDRERAKKLLERVQIPETYLSKEVKELSGGEKQRVALVRNLMYQPKVLLLDEVTSSLDQENRAIVLDLVRDMMKDQQTTVLAVTHNQEEIDQASRLITIKGGKMEESK from the coding sequence ATGAGTGATTCATTGTTTCAATTAGAGAAGGTTGGTTTTCAGGCAAACGGAAACCAAATCCTTCAAGATATCTCTTTTACAGTAAACAAAGGGGAAGTGATTGTTTTTTCTGGTCCTTCTGGAAGTGGAAAAAGTACCCTTTTGAAATTAATTGGTACGCTGCTTTCCCCAACTTCCGGAAAAATTTATTATCGAGGTACGGATCTGCAAAAAATCGATCCTGTGGAGTATAGAAAAGAAGTCTCTTATTTCTTTCAAAACGCTTCTCTATTCGATGAGACAGTTCAAGAGAACTTGTCTTTTCCTGCCCGCATAAGAGAAGAAGGATTTGATCGGGAACGTGCAAAAAAATTGTTAGAACGAGTTCAAATACCTGAAACTTACTTATCGAAAGAGGTCAAGGAACTATCAGGAGGGGAAAAACAACGGGTTGCATTGGTCCGAAATTTGATGTATCAACCGAAAGTGTTGCTCCTGGATGAAGTTACCAGTTCATTGGACCAAGAAAACAGAGCGATTGTCCTTGATTTAGTCCGAGACATGATGAAAGACCAACAAACTACGGTGTTGGCCGTCACTCACAACCAGGAAGAAATCGACCAAGCTTCTCGTCTGATTACTATCAAAGGTGGAAAAATGGAGGAATCGAAATGA
- a CDS encoding ABC transporter permease, with the protein MTNNLEISNLSLLLSSVLLIVALLIDYKEKLGLGNDIFIAGIRAVVQLFLIGYVLSYVLRVDNNFLTLAMVLFIVFNASYNAHTRSEGINRSFKISTTAIGVGTALSLLILVFSGVIDWTPSQIVPITGMIASNAMTAIGVTYRSLNSKFTDQRQQVLEKLALGANKKQASMSIVRESVKTGMAPSIDRTKTVGLVSLPGMMSGLIFAGIDPVQAIRYQIVVMFMLISVTAISSFIASYMAYREFYNNRSQLII; encoded by the coding sequence ATGACAAACAATTTGGAAATCAGTAATCTTTCTTTGCTTTTATCCTCTGTCCTCTTGATAGTTGCCTTGTTGATTGATTACAAAGAGAAATTGGGATTAGGAAACGACATTTTTATTGCGGGAATTCGCGCTGTCGTTCAATTATTCCTTATTGGATATGTATTGAGCTACGTATTACGAGTGGATAACAACTTTCTCACTTTAGCGATGGTTTTGTTCATTGTGTTCAACGCTTCTTATAACGCCCATACACGCAGTGAGGGGATCAACCGCTCTTTTAAAATTTCAACGACGGCTATTGGAGTAGGAACAGCCTTGTCCTTACTCATTCTTGTTTTTTCAGGAGTCATTGACTGGACCCCTTCCCAAATCGTTCCAATTACAGGCATGATTGCCAGCAACGCCATGACTGCGATTGGAGTGACCTATCGGTCTTTGAATTCAAAATTTACGGACCAACGCCAACAGGTATTGGAAAAATTGGCATTGGGAGCCAATAAAAAACAAGCGTCCATGAGTATTGTAAGAGAAAGCGTCAAAACGGGCATGGCTCCTTCTATTGACCGAACAAAAACGGTTGGACTTGTCAGCCTACCAGGTATGATGTCAGGGTTGATTTTTGCGGGAATTGATCCTGTTCAAGCGATTCGTTACCAAATTGTTGTGATGTTTATGTTGATTTCAGTTACTGCGATTTCTTCATTTATTGCTAGTTATATGGCTTACCGTGAGTTTTATAACAATCGCAGTCAATTAATTATATGA
- a CDS encoding IS6-like element IS1216 family transposase — translation MNHFKGKQFQQDVIIVAVGYYLRYNLSYREVQEILYDRDINVSHTTIYRWVQEYGKLLYQIWKKKNKKSFYSWKMDETYIKIKGKWHYLYRAIDADGLTLDIWLRKKRDTQAAYAFLKRLVKQFDEPKVVVTDKAPSITSAFKKLKEYGFYQGTEHRTIKYLNNLIEQDHRPVKRRNKFYRSLRTASTTIKGMEAIRGLYKKTRKEGTLFGFSVCTEIKVLLGIPA, via the coding sequence ATGAATCATTTTAAAGGAAAGCAATTTCAGCAGGATGTGATTATTGTAGCCGTGGGCTACTATCTTCGTTATAACCTTAGCTATCGTGAAGTTCAAGAAATCTTATATGATCGTGACATTAACGTTTCTCATACGACGATTTATCGTTGGGTGCAAGAATATGGCAAACTACTCTATCAAATTTGGAAAAAGAAAAATAAAAAATCCTTTTATTCATGGAAAATGGATGAAACGTACATCAAAATTAAAGGAAAATGGCATTATTTGTATCGAGCCATCGATGCAGATGGTTTAACCTTGGATATTTGGTTACGTAAAAAACGGGACACACAAGCAGCCTATGCTTTTCTTAAGCGGTTAGTGAAGCAGTTTGATGAACCGAAGGTTGTAGTCACAGATAAAGCCCCCTCTATTACAAGTGCCTTTAAGAAACTAAAAGAATACGGCTTTTATCAAGGGACAGAACATCGTACCATTAAATACCTGAATAATTTGATTGAACAAGACCATCGTCCAGTAAAGAGACGCAATAAATTCTATCGAAGTTTACGCACTGCCTCTACCACGATTAAAGGCATGGAAGCCATTCGAGGATTATATAAGAAAACCCGAAAAGAAGGCACTCTCTTCGGGTTTTCGGTCTGTACTGAAATCAAGGTATTATTGGGAATCCCAGCTTAA